In the genome of Acetivibrio cellulolyticus CD2, one region contains:
- a CDS encoding DNA topoisomerase, protein MGKILIIAEKSSVAYDIAKITSCTKKCNGYIVGNEYVISWAKGHLIELCDPNEYNKAWKKWSFETLPIIPTEIQIKPISYEIDRFNLLKSLMNDPGIDALICATDSGREGELIFRLIYQMAECKKPFQRLWISSLTDQAITNGLNNLRDGSYYDNLYQSALSRSFADWLVGINATRAYSIKYKGVKLPIGRVQTPTLGLIVCRQKEINSFKSTEYWEVTAYYESFSGKWFNPDTKETRLYAESEAKTIADKIKSQQGTIENIDTNKIEEGPPLLYDLTNLQKDASKKFGLTAQETLGIVQGLYEKKHVTYPRTDSCHLSEDIADTIPERIKLLSNNSEYQKMADYIMSLPKLPLSKRIVDNTKITDHHAIIPDLIVPKSLDDDEANIYDLIARRFLSVFYPDYQYTIKTITVDIENEKFSSRGKTINQLGWMECFSDPEENKNDTAALPDVKIGDKLKVTNSKATKNSTRPPSYYTGGTLVSAMENIGRNINDKDIKDALNG, encoded by the coding sequence ATGGGGAAAATTCTCATCATTGCCGAAAAATCATCAGTTGCTTATGATATCGCAAAAATAACTAGCTGCACTAAGAAATGTAATGGGTATATTGTTGGAAATGAATATGTTATATCCTGGGCTAAAGGTCATCTTATAGAATTGTGCGATCCTAACGAATATAATAAAGCCTGGAAAAAATGGAGCTTCGAAACTCTTCCCATTATACCAACTGAAATCCAGATAAAACCTATCTCTTATGAAATTGATCGCTTCAACTTACTAAAAAGTCTAATGAATGATCCTGGCATCGATGCACTAATATGTGCAACAGACTCAGGTAGAGAAGGTGAGCTAATCTTCAGACTGATATATCAAATGGCAGAATGCAAAAAGCCATTCCAAAGGCTCTGGATATCAAGCTTAACGGATCAAGCAATAACCAACGGTCTAAATAACCTTAGAGATGGTAGTTATTACGATAATTTATATCAGTCTGCATTAAGCAGGTCCTTTGCCGATTGGTTGGTAGGAATTAATGCTACACGCGCATATTCTATTAAGTATAAAGGTGTAAAACTTCCAATTGGTCGAGTACAAACCCCTACTCTCGGGTTAATTGTATGTAGGCAAAAAGAAATTAACTCATTCAAAAGCACGGAATATTGGGAAGTTACAGCTTACTACGAAAGTTTTAGCGGTAAATGGTTTAATCCAGATACCAAGGAAACAAGGCTTTATGCAGAATCAGAAGCTAAGACCATCGCAGACAAAATTAAAAGTCAACAAGGTACTATTGAAAATATTGATACAAATAAGATTGAGGAGGGTCCTCCGCTTTTATATGATCTTACAAATTTACAAAAGGATGCAAGCAAAAAATTTGGTTTAACAGCTCAGGAAACTTTAGGGATCGTTCAAGGATTATATGAAAAAAAACATGTTACATATCCACGTACTGACAGCTGCCATCTATCTGAAGATATTGCAGATACGATCCCCGAAAGGATTAAGTTGCTATCAAATAATTCGGAATATCAAAAAATGGCCGATTATATAATGAGCCTTCCAAAGCTTCCATTGTCAAAAAGAATTGTTGATAATACAAAAATAACTGATCATCACGCAATAATACCTGATCTAATAGTTCCTAAAAGTCTTGATGATGATGAGGCTAATATCTACGATCTGATTGCAAGACGGTTTCTATCAGTATTCTACCCTGATTATCAATACACTATTAAGACTATAACTGTAGATATTGAAAACGAAAAGTTTTCGTCAAGGGGTAAAACCATAAATCAGCTTGGTTGGATGGAATGTTTCTCTGATCCAGAAGAAAATAAAAATGATACTGCAGCTCTTCCTGATGTAAAAATCGGCGATAAACTTAAAGTTACAAATTCAAAAGCTACTAAGAACTCAACACGGCCACCTTCTTACTACACAGGCGGAACATTGGTATCTGCCATGGAGAACATAGGGAGGAATATCAATGATAAAGATATTAAAGATGCATTGAACGGAT
- a CDS encoding DNA translocase FtsK: SSTWVLIFIIAIVIYFTVRVIIRLNHSGNNTLLKFPPKINITSNNSVKKASTPLNFEKNTDICLKKGCPPLSILKNEATNISNNSSVDLNAQAQALTSKLKMCFSEFDISFLTVKKVEIGPVITRFTLGMSAQGRVSKITAIEKEICMFLQVNSILIIPSEQGLIIEIPNPVPNDVAYMDCIRAFNKQKSNNPLEVILGQTAIGELQTLCINKTPHLLIAGATGSGKSVCLNGIIASILFNATPDEVKFIFIDPKVVELSNYNGIPHLLAPAVTDVKAANRMLSWAVGEMEQRYRKFASEGVRNIESYNNKVGKACHMFSIVIIIDELADLMIQSDKENPIEESIQRLGQMARAAGIHLIVGTQRPSVDVITGTIKTNIPSRIAFAVADSNNSRVILDCNGAEKLLGKGDGLLLTTEIRKPIRFKSAFIDEKQIENIVEWWKNKSSAAENEPIKLDEFSVDSPEETPEDKDNDDDDGLIRVKSHIARQYTQGNIYLPGKLKMAKEIKMNVNNLIKALSTLESSGWVKESSEQNRGMEICVDEDQILEHLKKYDYEFYIQL, encoded by the coding sequence TTCAAGTACTTGGGTTTTAATATTTATTATTGCTATAGTCATTTACTTTACAGTTAGGGTAATCATTAGACTCAACCATTCAGGAAACAATACTCTTCTAAAGTTTCCTCCGAAGATAAATATTACTTCGAATAATTCGGTCAAAAAAGCATCCACACCATTAAACTTTGAAAAAAATACTGATATATGCCTAAAAAAAGGCTGTCCACCTTTGAGCATTTTAAAAAATGAGGCTACCAACATATCAAATAATTCCTCCGTTGATTTAAATGCTCAAGCACAAGCTTTAACCTCTAAACTAAAAATGTGTTTTTCTGAATTTGATATTTCTTTTTTGACAGTTAAAAAAGTAGAAATCGGTCCTGTTATAACAAGGTTCACACTTGGCATGTCTGCACAAGGAAGAGTATCGAAGATAACAGCGATAGAAAAAGAAATTTGCATGTTTCTTCAGGTAAATTCCATATTAATTATACCGTCAGAACAAGGCCTTATAATTGAGATTCCCAACCCTGTACCAAATGATGTAGCCTATATGGATTGTATTCGAGCTTTTAATAAGCAAAAAAGTAATAATCCATTAGAAGTAATACTTGGTCAAACTGCAATCGGAGAACTGCAAACTTTATGCATAAATAAAACTCCACACCTATTAATCGCAGGAGCTACCGGGTCAGGTAAAAGCGTATGCCTTAATGGAATTATTGCAAGCATCTTGTTTAATGCAACACCTGATGAGGTTAAATTTATATTTATTGACCCAAAGGTAGTGGAACTATCTAACTATAATGGAATACCTCATCTTCTTGCTCCAGCTGTAACTGATGTTAAAGCAGCAAACAGAATGCTTTCGTGGGCAGTCGGGGAAATGGAGCAGCGGTACCGCAAATTTGCATCCGAAGGAGTTCGAAATATTGAATCTTATAATAACAAAGTAGGGAAAGCCTGCCATATGTTTTCTATAGTAATCATAATTGATGAACTTGCAGACCTTATGATTCAATCTGATAAAGAAAACCCCATAGAAGAATCAATACAACGTCTTGGACAAATGGCACGAGCTGCCGGCATTCATTTGATAGTTGGAACCCAAAGACCTTCTGTTGATGTAATAACCGGCACAATTAAAACGAATATTCCTAGCAGAATAGCCTTTGCAGTTGCGGATTCAAATAATTCAAGGGTAATATTGGATTGTAATGGAGCAGAAAAATTACTAGGAAAAGGTGACGGACTATTGTTAACTACAGAAATACGTAAACCTATAAGATTTAAATCAGCTTTTATAGATGAAAAACAAATTGAAAATATAGTTGAATGGTGGAAAAACAAATCTTCCGCTGCTGAAAATGAGCCTATAAAATTAGATGAATTTTCAGTTGATTCCCCTGAAGAAACCCCAGAAGATAAAGATAATGATGATGATGATGGGCTAATAAGGGTAAAAAGCCACATTGCACGTCAATACACACAAGGTAACATCTACCTACCTGGAAAACTCAAAATGGCTAAAGAAATAAAAATGAATGTAAACAACCTTATTAAGGCCTTATCTACTTTGGAAAGCTCAGGTTGGGTAAAAGAATCTTCAGAACAGAATAGGGGAATGGAAATTTGTGTTGATGAAGATCAAATACTTGAGCATTTAAAGAAATATGACTATGAATTCTATATTCAACTTTAA